GAAAATCGTGCAGTCGATGGTATCTTTTTGAACGATGTTCTTTACCTTGATCAGGTTTTCAAAACTAGCCGGGAAATAGAAACAATTCTCAATCTGAACACCGTCGGAAAGTACTTCGATAGCATCATCAAACAATGCTTCAAGACACCAAGCATGATCACCGAGGTGATCTTCGACCAAAGACCACATTCCGTGTCCTGTCGAAAAATGACTCGGTTCATGGCGGGTAATATTTTTCGATGAAATATTTGCCTGTAGAGACTCCCAATCTAAACAAAAGTCTGGACTGATACAGGGGTTGTCGTGAATCCGTAGATTATGTTCGAGAAGGAATGAATTGATCGCGCTCATGAATAAAAACCATTAACATGAGTATCCCTTCCGTAGACTAAAAGACAAATCCCGTACTTAACCTGACCTTTTCATGGAAATAAGGAACTCGCGCATAAGGTACCTGAAAATGGCTTAATCCCTTGGAAAGGCCAATGTTTCCCAGCACCAACGGTGAGAGGAAGAGAATAATCTTAAGCGGATTCATTGCATGGCCTTAATTTAGAGCGCTAAAATATAACCTATTCGATTCGGATTAATCGTCAAACATGCAACAGAATTGGACTCGCGGTTCCGGATCATGCCCCCAGTATTTCAGCTAGCTGGTTCAAATCCTTGGCAATGATATCGACAGGAACTTTCGGAATTACCGGACTCTTCCCCAGGCCGAACTCATCCGGACGCTCAATTGCTGCAACCTTCAAACCAGCTTTTGCAGCACCGGCCATATCTACGTTATGTGACGCTGCAGATACCATCATGCATTCACTGGGATGGAACTCAAGCGCCTCCGCCGACGCCTGATAGACACGTGCCTTAGGTTTATAGTCCTTAGCAATGTCTGCGCCGAGGGTCGCATCAAAACGGATGTCATTGCGGCGTGCAACATCGGCAATCAATCTAATATTCGCATTGGATACTGGCGCCAAAAGAAACTTCTTGCGCAATCGGGGAAGTGCACTCGCAACGTCTGGCCAAGCGTCAAGACGGTGCCAAGAGAGATTAAGATCATGCAGGACGTCCTCCGACAAGCCTGTGACGTCAAAGCGTGGGAGAACCATATCAAGCATTCGACGATGCACGACATCCAGATTTACATATGGAATGCGGCCAGAACGGACTTCCTCCATTCCCGGCCCATATAAGGAGCGCCAGGCATCCGCGAAGGCCAACCAGTCGAGCGAGTAGCCTAGCGGTTTAAGTATGGTTTCTACTGATCGCGCGACACCCGTGCGCCAATCAAGAACTGTGCCGAACATATCAAAGAAAAGCGCTTTGACACCGTATTGTGAATTGCCGGGCACCCCTTGGCCAAATCCTGGACCCGCGGACAAAACTGCAAAGCTTGTGACAATACTGCCACCGGTCAGTATCGTTGAGCTCTTCAAAAAAGATCGCCTTCCAATTATCGTCATATCGTTCTCACCTTTCCAAATCAGCACTCAGAACTGCATTAATGCCATCGTAGTTGATTGCCTGGATGGTCTTATGACTATCAGCAAACTCCTGATAGGAAAACAATACTGAAACACCTCCTGCTCCAGATTCAATGTATGTAGTTCCGTTAAGATTAAGAGTGACAGACCATCCAAGTGGGAGATCTGCGGTCCCATTGCCGCCGATGCTTATCACCGTCCCAGGTAATGCTTGAATCAGAAGCGCGTTAATACCGATAAGACAACTTACAATACGAAACAGGGGAATCATGCTCGCCAATTAACTAACGATTCAATTTATCGGCAATTTTATTTTATGAGTAATTTATCCCGTGGCTTTGAAAAGTCATAGAGAGTATAAAGCCTGTAGGGAGAAAAATTCTGTGTGGGCTACTCAGTCTCTGTCCGACTATAATCTATGCCTCAGGAGAATAAAATTCTGTCTGGGTTAAGGAATACACATTAATCAGCCTGTCCGTCAGGGCAGACCCCCTCCCCGCTCTTCTCTGAAAATTACTACAATATTTTTAGAGATTAGCTAATGCCTACACTCAGAGGAATTCGGATACGACCACTCCACTTGTGTTTCACAGAAAGGGGACCCCTGTCTTCGTATTCGAATGTGTTGGATAGATGGGAGCGTTTATATACCAGCGACTACCCCAGGCTTTATATGGCGACCTACCCTACCCCTAATTAGCTTTAACAGGAATAGGGACCAGGGCACAGCTGCAAGCCTCTGGATTCTACTTGGCAGGTGCGGTTCATACTTATGACAGCGTCAGCAAGTGTAGGATTAATAACTTGGTCCTCCTTGGGGACTAAGTCACTTCTTCTGCCTTGTGCCAGTCCTACAGTCTCCTTCTGAAGCTGATAAGCTCCCCTAGGCACCTTTCAGCTCTTAGGAATAAAGGGGAAAATAAGGGATTGAATTCGTGATAATGGCCCACAAGTGGCTCACAGCGACCTGCAGAAAGCTCTTTTCTAAAACGATAAATGATCGTATTTTCTTTATCAGCAATAGATTACAAATGGTGCCAGAGGGCAGAGTTGAACTGCCGACCAAGAGCTTATGAGTCTCCTGCTCTACCACTGAGCTACTCTGGCATTTTTGAAATAGCGGATGAAAGGACTTATTCTTGCTAAGTCAAGTCCCGACAAGCAAAACCAAAATCCATAAATGGCCATGCAATTAGTCATTCGCTAAGCCCAATTCTTGCCTACACAAGAGAATGGGGACACCTTCAAGCCCCATGGGGATTTCTTCTTTTGGTATCCACCCCTCCGACTTGAATAGCTGGTATGCAGGAAGGTTATCTTTCATAACGTGAAGGTAGACAGCGAAATATTTCTCTGCCCTTGAATGAGCTAATGCCTGTCGAATCAACCTACGACCAAGGCCTTGTCTGATGAAATCCCGATGAACATGCATTCCCTCCAAATATGCAGCCGAACCCAAGTCATCTTTATCTTGGTAGGCAGTGTCCGGCTTTAGGGAAACCATGCCTGCAATACGGATGTCTGCTGAGGCAATCCAGATTGTAATTCGGTCGTCTAGGGCTCTTTTTTTCAATCCTTTTCATAGTCACTTAAAACCCGACTGGTGAGCCAATCTTGAGAAGCATAGGGCTTGAAGGACTCAGAGTGACTAAAGTGGTGGAGAGGCGCCAGGGCAGGCCAATCAGAATACGAAGCCAGTCTCAGTTCGATCTCGGGACTATTCAATTCTGTCATTGTTGATATCCTGGGCCCCGTCTTCCATTCGTAGAGAAAAATAGTCTCTCAAGTAGGTATGTAGTTCGGGCTTGTTACTGTTCCAACGCCAACAACCACTTTCATCAATTGCGATATCTGTGTATGGATTGAATTCATGCTGCTCAAGTCCCGCACGTCTCTTGTCATAATTACGGTCCTTTATTGCCCCATGCCATAGATGATAAATATTGCCAGAGACAAACCCAAGATCGCCAGCGACTTCACGATAAAAAGGAATAGCCCAATCTAAGAAATGCTCCTTTCGTTTGGGATTCATTTTGAGGTTTCCGGAAATGTCTTCAAAGTTCCCTAACACTCCACTTAGAATGGGACCATCCCCTCCCCCTACAAAGCAAGCATCATACAACTTATGTCTATCGAGAAGCTCATGTCGGGCTGCCCAAGCTAAGCCGCGTGTGAGTCCCCAAGCCCTCTTGTCTGTGGATTGCATTAGATCATGGATGCGTTTGTTAGCTCCAAGGGCCCTAGCTAATGATTCGCATTTTTGTGAGCTATGATTCGGCGAGAAACATCCAGGTGGTGCTCCTCGATTAAGTTTATATGAATGCGCAAAAGGTTGAATGACCTTATGACGTTCGAGTGCTTCTTCTGCTTCAAGAGCCCACTCATGGTTTTCAAAAACAATATCACAATCCAACCAGGCCACCTTTCTGCAGGATTCAGGCAAAGCCTCGATTGCTACGTTGAGCAAACGTTCCTTCTGTCACATGATATCTTTCCCTGTTAACTGAATCATCAGTTCGGCATCATCGGCTGGTAGATGATATTCACCCGTAAAGGATAATTCTACCGTTACTAACGGTATCTTAAGGTGCTTCCTGAAGATATCGTAGTTGGATCGTCTATTAGCGTAATTGCAGGGATTAAAATAGGAAGTAATCGCCCACAACGGTTGATTTGATTGGGAATGACTCAGCGCTCTGTTGTCATTATATACAGTCGGTCCACTCATTATGTGCGCGAACAATTATTTGGATCCATGATCAGCTCTTTCCCGGCCTCCGAAATATTTGTCCCGTATCCATTTGGGCTGCCATACGTCCAACGTCCGCTTCTCATTGTCGTAGACTGGGATTTTAGATTTCGGGTTGGCGACGAGCAGAGGATCTGGATCTCCATATTGATCCCTTGCTTGCTCCATGAGGCCCATCATTCGTTGGAGTTGCTTTTGATGCTCGGGAGATTCCGCCAAGTTGTTTATTTCATGCGGGTCGTTTTTAAGATCAAAAAGTAGTATGTGATTTATTTTCGGATACACGTGCAATTTCCAGCTGCCATCACTGATCGCTCGCTGATTATCCTGGAACGGTAGAAATGCAGTTTTGTGGGCAGATTTCTTTTTTCCAGACATGAGCGGATTTAGATCAATCGAATCTATGTTCGAAGGCGCTTCAATTCCCGCAAATCCGCAAATGGTCGCGTAAAGGTCATGGACGTAGGAATAGGCCTTGCTCGACTTGCCGACTGGCACGCCAGGACCACTTAGGATTAATGGAGCGCGCATGCTCTGTTCGTAAACATTTTGCTTTCCCAGCAAGCCATGGCTGCCCATGCCTAATCCATGATCAGCGGTGTAGATAATTAGGGTGTTGTCAGCATGCGGTCCGTTTTTGACGGCATCGATGACACGACCTACTTGCTCGTCTAGATGAGTAATCAGTCCGTAATATTCACAGAGTTGGTCACTGATTACTTCTGGGGGTCTTGGCCAGGGAGCTAAACCTTCATCACGACCACCCGTAACCTGAGACGCATTCGTAAACGGGTGATAGGGTAAATAGTTTTCAGGCAATGGAGGACGGTTGTTGTAATACATCTCACGATACTTGACAGGTGGATTTCGAGTATCGTGTGGAGCGGTAAGAGCTACGTATAAAAAGAATGGATGCTCTTCATTGGCATCATCAATGAATTCAACGGCTGCATCCGCAAATACCGTGCTGGAAAATCCTCCAGCTGATCTTTTCGGCGTTAGC
This genomic stretch from Opitutia bacterium ISCC 52 harbors:
- a CDS encoding sulfatase-like hydrolase/transferase, giving the protein MKAWPLTLNLCLFFAQFSLTAAERPNIVFLFADDQRADTIGAHGNPHIQTPHLDSLAESGFSFLRNYCAGSYSGAVCVASRSMLMTGLHWMNLPEGNKSRSWAKLPILPAILEKEGGYSTYIVGKWHNGLETLQASFSNGKSVYMGGMVDHTDFVVQDYVNGELTPKRSAGGFSSTVFADAAVEFIDDANEEHPFFLYVALTAPHDTRNPPVKYREMYYNNRPPLPENYLPYHPFTNASQVTGGRDEGLAPWPRPPEVISDQLCEYYGLITHLDEQVGRVIDAVKNGPHADNTLIIYTADHGLGMGSHGLLGKQNVYEQSMRAPLILSGPGVPVGKSSKAYSYVHDLYATICGFAGIEAPSNIDSIDLNPLMSGKKKSAHKTAFLPFQDNQRAISDGSWKLHVYPKINHILLFDLKNDPHEINNLAESPEHQKQLQRMMGLMEQARDQYGDPDPLLVANPKSKIPVYDNEKRTLDVWQPKWIRDKYFGGRERADHGSK
- a CDS encoding haloacid dehalogenase type II gives rise to the protein MTIIGRRSFLKSSTILTGGSIVTSFAVLSAGPGFGQGVPGNSQYGVKALFFDMFGTVLDWRTGVARSVETILKPLGYSLDWLAFADAWRSLYGPGMEEVRSGRIPYVNLDVVHRRMLDMVLPRFDVTGLSEDVLHDLNLSWHRLDAWPDVASALPRLRKKFLLAPVSNANIRLIADVARRNDIRFDATLGADIAKDYKPKARVYQASAEALEFHPSECMMVSAASHNVDMAGAAKAGLKVAAIERPDEFGLGKSPVIPKVPVDIIAKDLNQLAEILGA
- a CDS encoding GNAT family N-acetyltransferase, with protein sequence MKKRALDDRITIWIASADIRIAGMVSLKPDTAYQDKDDLGSAAYLEGMHVHRDFIRQGLGRRLIRQALAHSRAEKYFAVYLHVMKDNLPAYQLFKSEGWIPKEEIPMGLEGVPILLCRQELGLAND